One Sodalinema gerasimenkoae IPPAS B-353 DNA segment encodes these proteins:
- a CDS encoding YqeG family HAD IIIA-type phosphatase, which produces MSWGKLLQPDLVLGGTVLDITPDLLVEHNLKGLVFDVDETLVPIGQMEASEELRQRIVELRQVATLWLVSNNVSETRIGNIAKSLELPYIFFAAKPFRRKLWRAVSAMDLPVAQVAMVGDRLFTDVLAGNRMGMFTVLVEPMVDPGESVRHSPVRSVEVWLSQVLGASLTANR; this is translated from the coding sequence ATGTCTTGGGGCAAACTCTTACAGCCAGATTTGGTTCTTGGCGGCACGGTTCTCGATATTACGCCAGACCTGTTGGTTGAGCATAATTTGAAGGGACTCGTCTTTGATGTGGATGAGACTCTGGTCCCCATTGGACAAATGGAGGCCTCGGAGGAACTGCGGCAGCGGATTGTTGAGTTGCGTCAGGTGGCTACCCTGTGGCTGGTGAGTAACAATGTCAGCGAAACCCGCATTGGCAATATTGCTAAGTCTCTGGAGTTGCCCTATATTTTCTTCGCCGCTAAACCCTTCCGCCGCAAACTTTGGCGAGCGGTATCAGCGATGGATTTACCGGTGGCCCAGGTGGCCATGGTGGGCGATCGCCTGTTTACGGATGTTCTGGCGGGAAATCGCATGGGAATGTTCACGGTGTTGGTTGAACCGATGGTCGACCCCGGTGAGTCTGTGCGTCACTCTCCGGTGCGTTCGGTGGAGGTTTGGCTCTCTCAAGTCCTCGGGGCCTCCCTCACGGCCAATCGTTAA
- a CDS encoding DUF3727 domain-containing protein, which produces MNETSHSTIVSVTDEQGRSLPCYVEHQFEMNGVEYAVLLPVNIPVDLVTWSGDDESEDEDADLATEEEIDQVFETAKAVLAEQDLLLQRTALTLTVVGEIPELDQAIEALNETDSDEDEEELLCLANFYEGEQEYGLYVPIDPMLVLARINAEAKPELLTDAELDELEPLLPSIESLIAERLFNGLE; this is translated from the coding sequence ATGAACGAAACGTCTCATAGCACGATTGTGTCTGTCACCGATGAACAGGGGCGATCGCTCCCCTGTTATGTTGAACATCAGTTTGAGATGAATGGTGTTGAGTACGCGGTGTTACTCCCGGTCAATATTCCGGTGGATCTCGTGACCTGGTCGGGGGATGATGAGAGTGAGGATGAGGACGCTGATCTCGCCACCGAGGAGGAGATTGATCAGGTTTTTGAGACGGCCAAGGCGGTTCTGGCGGAACAAGATTTGTTGCTTCAGCGAACGGCCCTCACTTTAACGGTGGTGGGTGAGATTCCGGAGTTGGATCAGGCGATTGAGGCTCTGAATGAGACGGATTCCGATGAGGATGAAGAGGAACTGCTCTGTTTAGCTAATTTTTATGAAGGTGAGCAGGAATATGGACTCTATGTCCCAATTGATCCAATGTTAGTGTTGGCTCGTATCAATGCTGAGGCGAAGCCGGAGTTACTGACGGATGCGGAGTTGGATGAGTTGGAACCGCTACTCCCGTCGATTGAAAGTTTGATTGCTGAACGGCTGTTTAATGGCCTGGAGTAA
- the murJ gene encoding murein biosynthesis integral membrane protein MurJ — protein sequence MADETGKVRSLASVAGIVAAATLISKIFGLVRQQAIAAAFGVGVAVDAYNYAYVIPGFLLVLLGGINGPFHSAIVSVVAKRDKRDAVPLIETMTTLVGGILLLVTVALVIFAHPLIDVVAPGLSETAAGQEIREIAVIQFRIMAPMALLAGLIGIGFGSLNAADMYWLPSISPLFSSVALLGGLGVLALSLGEQIIEPQYAMLGGLVLAWGTLIGALLQWLVQVVVQWREGLGTLRLRFDFWRPGVREILNVMGPATFSSGMMQINVYTDLWFASFIPQTASALGYAGLLVQTPLGIISNTLLVPLLPIFSRLAAPEHWDQLKQRIRQGLILTGLTMLPLGALMVALATPIVRVVYERYAFDREASEFVAAILMAYGLGMFVYLGRDVIVRVFYALGDGQTPFRVSIANIFLNVVLDYFFIQWFGAPGLVLATMGVNVVSMVALLVLLDRKIGGLPWLEWATPIASLTVLSFITGIAGWGIYEGLQRFLGDGGFLLSLFQLTIAGCGGLAVFAMVVARMGLSEVDLFMNRLRAKFGGRRG from the coding sequence ATGGCTGACGAGACAGGAAAGGTTCGTTCTTTAGCGTCTGTTGCTGGCATTGTGGCAGCAGCAACCCTGATTAGTAAGATTTTTGGTTTGGTGCGTCAACAGGCGATCGCCGCTGCGTTTGGGGTCGGTGTCGCAGTGGATGCGTACAACTACGCCTATGTGATTCCCGGCTTCCTCCTAGTCCTGCTTGGGGGCATCAATGGACCGTTCCATAGTGCGATCGTCAGTGTCGTTGCCAAACGGGACAAACGAGATGCTGTTCCCCTAATTGAAACGATGACCACCCTAGTGGGAGGCATCCTACTCCTGGTCACGGTCGCCCTGGTTATCTTTGCTCATCCTCTCATTGATGTGGTCGCACCGGGGTTATCGGAAACGGCGGCGGGCCAAGAAATCCGCGAAATTGCCGTGATTCAGTTTCGCATTATGGCACCGATGGCCCTGCTGGCCGGCTTGATTGGCATTGGCTTTGGCAGCCTCAATGCGGCGGATATGTATTGGCTGCCGTCCATTAGCCCCCTGTTCTCCAGTGTGGCGCTCCTGGGAGGGTTAGGGGTTTTGGCGTTGTCTCTGGGGGAACAAATCATTGAACCCCAATATGCCATGTTGGGAGGCTTAGTCTTGGCCTGGGGAACGCTTATCGGTGCGTTGCTGCAATGGCTGGTGCAGGTGGTGGTGCAATGGCGAGAGGGACTGGGAACGCTGCGCTTACGCTTCGATTTTTGGCGGCCGGGAGTGCGAGAAATCCTCAACGTCATGGGCCCGGCCACCTTCTCCTCGGGGATGATGCAAATCAATGTCTATACCGACCTCTGGTTTGCGTCTTTTATCCCCCAAACCGCTTCAGCCTTGGGCTATGCCGGATTATTAGTCCAAACCCCTCTCGGGATTATTTCCAACACGCTCCTTGTTCCCCTATTGCCCATTTTCTCGCGCCTGGCGGCTCCTGAACATTGGGATCAGCTCAAACAGCGGATTCGTCAAGGTCTGATTCTGACGGGGTTAACCATGTTGCCCCTGGGGGCTTTGATGGTGGCTCTGGCCACGCCAATTGTGCGGGTGGTGTATGAACGTTATGCCTTTGACCGAGAGGCTTCAGAGTTTGTGGCGGCGATTCTCATGGCTTATGGCTTGGGGATGTTCGTTTATCTGGGGCGCGATGTCATCGTGCGGGTGTTTTATGCCCTTGGAGATGGTCAAACCCCTTTCCGAGTCAGCATTGCTAATATTTTTCTCAATGTGGTTTTGGATTATTTCTTTATCCAATGGTTTGGCGCTCCGGGGTTGGTGCTGGCGACGATGGGGGTCAATGTGGTGTCTATGGTGGCGTTGCTAGTGCTCCTTGATCGCAAGATTGGCGGTCTACCTTGGTTGGAATGGGCAACTCCTATCGCCTCTCTGACGGTCTTGAGTTTTATTACAGGGATTGCGGGTTGGGGCATTTATGAGGGCCTACAACGGTTCCTAGGTGATGGTGGCTTTCTGCTGAGTTTGTTCCAGTTGACCATTGCCGGTTGTGGGGGCTTGGCTGTGTTTGCGATGGTGGTGGCACGGATGGGCCTATCGGAGGTGGATTTGTTTATGAACCGCTTGCGGGCGAAGTTTGGGGGGAGACGGGGATAG
- a CDS encoding photosystem II S4 domain protein, producing MLPRDELLKSVENRETLAKILDRAEEALRTWEITQTDFLSPPELFEAQGLFEKLTELKIVAWGGYPQAERQRLAIARSDLPLDVEQVQVAALEVAGNFLFDTASHPDFLGSMLGTGLVREKTGDILVLGERGAQVLVVPDLVEFLELNLTQVRSVPVKTQAIELNELRVQAPKTKQMTTVEASLRLDAIASAGFGMSRSKMAGLISGGDVRVNWKDITQPSYSVSSGDLIAIRGKGRLEVGEVSITKKERYRVALTRFR from the coding sequence ATGTTGCCCAGAGATGAACTCCTCAAATCTGTTGAAAACCGAGAGACCCTTGCTAAAATTCTAGACCGTGCTGAGGAGGCGCTGCGCACCTGGGAAATCACGCAAACGGATTTTTTGTCTCCCCCGGAGTTATTTGAGGCACAGGGACTGTTTGAGAAGCTAACAGAGCTAAAGATTGTCGCCTGGGGGGGCTACCCTCAAGCAGAACGGCAACGGTTGGCGATCGCCCGCTCGGATCTGCCCCTAGATGTCGAACAGGTGCAGGTGGCGGCCCTGGAGGTGGCAGGAAACTTCCTCTTTGATACCGCCAGCCATCCTGATTTTTTGGGGTCGATGTTGGGAACGGGACTGGTGCGGGAGAAAACCGGCGATATCCTGGTGTTGGGAGAACGGGGGGCCCAGGTGCTAGTGGTTCCTGATTTGGTGGAGTTTTTGGAGCTGAATCTGACTCAAGTGCGATCGGTCCCCGTCAAAACGCAGGCGATTGAGTTAAATGAGTTGCGAGTGCAGGCTCCGAAGACGAAGCAGATGACGACTGTGGAAGCCTCGTTACGGTTGGATGCGATCGCCTCAGCGGGGTTTGGGATGTCTCGCAGTAAGATGGCGGGCCTCATTAGTGGTGGGGATGTCCGAGTAAACTGGAAGGACATCACCCAACCGAGTTATAGCGTCAGTTCCGGGGATTTAATTGCCATCCGGGGTAAGGGACGCTTAGAAGTGGGGGAGGTCTCCATCACCAAGAAGGAACGCTATCGGGTAGCCTTAACCCGTTTTCGCTAA
- the ffh gene encoding signal recognition particle protein, which produces MFDAFADRLEEAWKKLRGQDKISEANIQDALKEVRRALLTADVNLQVVKQFIADVEEKAMGAEVIAGVRPDQQFIKIVNDELVAIMGESNVPLAHADQPPTVVLMAGLQGTGKTTASAKLALHLRKLNRSSLLVATDIYRPAAIDQLKTLGEQIDVPVFDMGTDADPVEIARQGVEKAKADGIDTVIVDTAGRLQIDTDMMAELSRIKETIQPHDTLLVVDAMTGQEAATLTRTFDEEIGISGAILTKLDGDSRGGAALSLRRISGAPIKFVGMGEKVEALQPFYPDRMASRILGMGDVLSLVEKAAEQVDLADAEKMQEKILSAQFDFNDFLKQTRLMKSMGSLGGIMKLIPGMGKQISDDDLQKGETQLKRSEAMIGSMTIDERTNPDLLSSSPSRRRRVAKGSGFDESDVNKLVSDFKKMRSLMQQMGQGNLPGMGGGGMPGMNPFGGMFGGGGGGPRPGFRGPGGGKPKKKKKQKKKKGFGEL; this is translated from the coding sequence ATGTTTGACGCATTTGCTGACCGCTTAGAAGAAGCCTGGAAAAAGCTCCGAGGACAAGACAAGATCTCGGAGGCTAACATTCAAGATGCCTTGAAAGAGGTTCGTCGCGCTCTCCTCACGGCGGATGTGAACCTACAAGTGGTCAAACAGTTCATCGCTGATGTAGAAGAGAAGGCGATGGGGGCGGAGGTGATTGCTGGGGTTCGCCCGGATCAACAATTCATCAAAATCGTCAATGATGAGTTGGTGGCCATTATGGGGGAGAGCAATGTCCCCTTAGCCCATGCAGACCAGCCGCCAACGGTGGTTCTGATGGCAGGCTTACAGGGAACCGGTAAAACGACCGCCTCTGCAAAGTTAGCTCTACATTTACGCAAACTCAATCGCTCCAGCCTGCTGGTGGCAACCGATATCTATCGCCCGGCGGCGATCGATCAGCTCAAAACCCTCGGCGAACAAATCGATGTCCCGGTGTTTGATATGGGGACTGATGCTGATCCAGTAGAGATTGCTCGTCAAGGGGTCGAGAAAGCCAAAGCCGATGGCATTGACACGGTAATCGTCGATACCGCTGGTCGCCTACAAATCGACACCGACATGATGGCGGAGTTGAGCCGCATCAAGGAGACAATCCAACCCCACGATACGCTCTTGGTGGTGGATGCGATGACCGGGCAAGAGGCCGCCACCCTCACCCGCACGTTTGATGAAGAAATTGGGATCAGTGGGGCAATTCTCACGAAGCTGGACGGCGACAGTCGGGGTGGGGCGGCCCTCTCGCTGCGGCGTATCTCGGGGGCCCCGATTAAGTTTGTGGGGATGGGAGAAAAGGTTGAAGCCCTACAACCGTTTTACCCCGATCGCATGGCCTCCCGGATTTTGGGCATGGGCGATGTGCTGTCCTTGGTGGAGAAAGCCGCTGAACAGGTGGACTTGGCCGATGCTGAGAAGATGCAGGAGAAAATCCTCTCGGCTCAGTTTGACTTTAATGATTTCCTCAAACAAACCCGCTTGATGAAGAGTATGGGGTCGTTGGGGGGAATTATGAAGTTAATCCCTGGGATGGGGAAACAGATTTCTGATGATGATTTACAGAAAGGGGAGACGCAACTCAAACGTTCCGAGGCCATGATTGGCTCGATGACCATCGACGAACGGACCAATCCTGATTTGTTGTCGAGTTCTCCGAGTCGTCGCCGTCGGGTGGCGAAAGGGTCTGGGTTTGATGAGTCTGATGTGAATAAGTTGGTGAGTGATTTCAAGAAGATGCGATCGCTCATGCAGCAAATGGGCCAGGGGAATCTTCCAGGAATGGGGGGTGGAGGAATGCCGGGGATGAATCCCTTTGGTGGGATGTTTGGCGGTGGCGGTGGCGGCCCCCGTCCGGGCTTCCGGGGCCCCGGTGGCGGTAAGCCAAAGAAGAAGAAAAAACAGAAGAAGAAGAAAGGCTTTGGGGAGTTGTAG
- a CDS encoding acyl-CoA desaturase: MTVATPQKLSLNWFAVVWIATIHLLACLAFLPSTFTWAGVGVALFLHWVTGALGVTMGWHRLISHRSFEVPKWLEYFLMLCGTLSCQAGPLDWVGMHRIHHKYSDTPADPHDSNKGFWWSHVGWMFFEIPAKEEASKMVKDIEDDPVYQFCQKFFIPIQFVLGFILYFLGDYFVGNGISFVVWGVFVRMAVMFHCTWFVNSATHKFGYRTYESGDDSRNCWWVALVTYGEGWHNNHHAFQYSARHGLKWWEIDVTWMMISALETVGLAKKVKMPPKTPKTVSG; this comes from the coding sequence ATGACAGTTGCAACACCCCAAAAACTTTCACTGAATTGGTTTGCGGTCGTTTGGATCGCCACCATTCACTTGTTAGCGTGCTTAGCGTTTTTGCCAAGTACCTTTACCTGGGCCGGTGTTGGCGTTGCCCTGTTCTTACACTGGGTTACCGGAGCGTTAGGCGTCACCATGGGATGGCATCGCCTAATCAGTCACCGCAGTTTTGAAGTCCCCAAATGGTTGGAGTACTTCCTGATGTTATGCGGCACTCTATCCTGTCAAGCGGGCCCTTTAGACTGGGTTGGTATGCACCGCATTCATCATAAATACTCTGATACCCCCGCTGATCCCCATGATTCCAACAAAGGATTTTGGTGGAGTCATGTTGGCTGGATGTTTTTTGAAATCCCCGCCAAAGAAGAAGCCTCTAAAATGGTCAAGGATATTGAAGACGATCCCGTCTATCAATTCTGCCAAAAATTCTTTATTCCCATTCAGTTTGTTTTAGGGTTCATCCTCTATTTCCTGGGTGATTACTTTGTTGGGAATGGAATTTCCTTTGTGGTTTGGGGCGTTTTTGTCCGCATGGCGGTCATGTTCCACTGCACCTGGTTTGTCAACAGTGCTACCCACAAGTTTGGCTATCGCACCTATGAGTCTGGTGATGATTCCCGTAACTGCTGGTGGGTTGCCCTCGTCACCTATGGCGAAGGCTGGCACAACAACCATCATGCCTTCCAGTACTCGGCTCGCCATGGTCTCAAATGGTGGGAAATTGATGTCACTTGGATGATGATTAGTGCCTTGGAAACCGTAGGCTTGGCCAAGAAAGTCAAAATGCCGCCCAAAACTCCCAAAACGGTTTCAGGTTGA
- a CDS encoding zinc-dependent alcohol dehydrogenase family protein — MKAVVMTGAGTPDVLEVRDLPVPRIERPTQVLVRLKAAGVNPIDTKVRQRGTFISNGSPDILGCDGAGIVEAVGSHVSGFGPGDAVYFCFGGLGGSQGNYAEYAVVEQHCLTAKPQSLSFEEAAAAPLVLITAWEALYDRARLCAGQRVLIQAGAGGVGHVAIQLAQRQGAKVATTVSNSQKSDFVKGLGADLAILYPEQDFVEAVLAWTEGEGVDVAFDTVGGETFYRSCEAVKVYGDVVTLLQPSEMGNLKGARQRNLRIGLELMLTPMLLNLQEEQAEQAKILRECARLFDGGSLKVEVSQVFPLAEAAAAHRQLEAGSMSGKVVLRME; from the coding sequence ATGAAAGCTGTTGTAATGACCGGTGCGGGTACGCCAGATGTCTTGGAAGTCCGGGATTTGCCGGTTCCACGGATTGAACGCCCTACTCAGGTGTTGGTGCGACTGAAGGCAGCTGGGGTGAATCCCATTGATACGAAGGTGCGCCAACGGGGAACCTTCATCTCAAACGGCTCTCCAGATATCTTGGGCTGTGATGGGGCCGGGATTGTTGAAGCCGTCGGTTCTCATGTCTCGGGGTTTGGCCCGGGGGATGCTGTCTATTTCTGTTTTGGAGGCTTGGGGGGATCTCAAGGGAATTATGCGGAATATGCGGTGGTGGAACAGCATTGCTTGACGGCTAAACCTCAATCCCTCAGTTTTGAAGAAGCGGCGGCGGCGCCTCTGGTGCTGATTACGGCTTGGGAGGCTCTCTATGACCGCGCTCGTCTTTGTGCGGGACAACGGGTTCTGATTCAGGCGGGGGCCGGTGGTGTGGGCCATGTGGCGATTCAGTTGGCGCAACGTCAGGGCGCTAAGGTGGCAACCACGGTTTCTAATTCACAAAAATCTGATTTTGTCAAGGGCTTGGGGGCAGATTTGGCGATTCTCTATCCTGAGCAAGATTTTGTCGAGGCGGTTTTGGCTTGGACTGAGGGAGAGGGGGTCGATGTGGCCTTTGACACCGTTGGCGGCGAGACCTTTTATCGCAGCTGTGAGGCGGTGAAGGTCTATGGGGATGTGGTGACGTTGCTTCAGCCGAGTGAGATGGGCAATTTGAAGGGGGCCCGTCAACGCAACCTCCGGATTGGCTTGGAGTTGATGTTAACGCCGATGTTGCTCAATTTGCAGGAGGAACAGGCGGAACAGGCGAAAATTCTCCGGGAATGTGCCCGGTTGTTTGATGGGGGGTCTCTGAAGGTTGAGGTGAGTCAGGTGTTCCCCTTGGCCGAGGCCGCGGCAGCTCATCGCCAACTGGAAGCGGGGTCGATGTCGGGCAAAGTGGTCTTGCGGATGGAGTAG
- a CDS encoding metallothionein, whose protein sequence is MTTVTQMKCACDSCLCIVSLESAVMKDDKPYCSQVCADGHPDGAGCGHKGCTCHS, encoded by the coding sequence ATGACCACTGTGACTCAAATGAAATGCGCTTGCGATTCCTGCCTCTGTATCGTTAGCTTGGAAAGCGCTGTGATGAAAGACGATAAACCCTATTGCAGTCAGGTTTGTGCCGATGGTCACCCCGATGGGGCCGGCTGTGGACATAAAGGCTGCACCTGTCACAGCTAG
- the mltG gene encoding endolytic transglycosylase MltG codes for MRRLAKGVFYLAIPGAIALGVWQGWSWWSWATAPVAETATEELSEDEVTAIQLEIPPGTPAAQIGRDLEAVGLIQSANAWELWARWLRWRQPDGSFQAGVYRFSPQESMLEIGAQIWDGEVANESFTIPEGWSRLEMADYFERREFFSAEAFLEATQEIPRDRFPWLPEDIPHLEGYLFPDTYQVGEGTITPDGIVAQMLGQFERVALPEYEANQPPEPMTLHEWVTLGSIVEKEAVVAQERRTIAGVFWQRLRTGMNLGADPTVEYALGIRQTVDTPLTWTQVAVDSPYNTYRNPGLPPTAIASPGLASLQATLDPEETPYLYFVARYDGTHFFSRTLAEHEAAIARVEQELAQ; via the coding sequence GTGAGACGACTAGCAAAAGGCGTGTTTTACTTGGCGATTCCGGGGGCGATCGCCCTGGGAGTTTGGCAAGGATGGTCTTGGTGGAGTTGGGCCACGGCTCCGGTGGCAGAAACGGCGACGGAGGAGTTGTCGGAGGATGAGGTGACGGCGATACAACTCGAAATTCCCCCAGGGACTCCAGCGGCCCAAATTGGCCGAGATCTCGAAGCGGTTGGCTTGATTCAGTCAGCCAACGCTTGGGAGTTATGGGCCCGCTGGCTGCGTTGGCGGCAACCGGACGGCTCGTTTCAGGCGGGAGTCTACCGGTTTTCGCCCCAGGAGTCGATGTTAGAGATTGGGGCGCAAATTTGGGATGGGGAGGTGGCTAACGAAAGTTTCACCATTCCTGAAGGCTGGTCCCGTCTGGAGATGGCTGACTATTTTGAGCGGCGAGAGTTTTTCTCGGCCGAGGCCTTCCTAGAGGCGACACAGGAGATTCCCCGCGATCGCTTTCCTTGGCTCCCGGAAGACATTCCCCATTTAGAGGGCTACCTCTTTCCCGATACCTACCAGGTGGGGGAGGGAACCATTACCCCCGATGGCATTGTTGCCCAAATGTTAGGTCAGTTTGAACGGGTGGCGTTGCCGGAATATGAGGCGAATCAGCCCCCCGAACCGATGACATTGCATGAATGGGTCACCTTAGGCTCGATTGTGGAAAAAGAGGCGGTGGTAGCCCAGGAGCGACGCACCATTGCGGGCGTCTTTTGGCAACGACTGCGGACGGGGATGAATCTCGGGGCAGATCCAACGGTAGAATATGCTCTGGGGATTCGTCAGACAGTGGATACTCCCTTGACTTGGACTCAGGTAGCGGTGGATTCTCCCTATAACACCTATCGTAATCCGGGATTGCCGCCGACGGCGATCGCCAGTCCGGGATTAGCGAGTTTACAGGCCACGTTAGATCCTGAGGAGACTCCCTATCTCTATTTTGTAGCCCGCTATGATGGAACCCACTTTTTTAGCCGTACGTTAGCCGAACATGAGGCGGCGATCGCTCGGGTTGAACAGGAACTAGCCCAATAA
- a CDS encoding PEP-CTERM sorting domain-containing protein, translated as MNPNEKFGNDGLLFTEDTKVTFTFGNTFGAFVSSLGLYEVNGNTPTSVQTLFAEQWAADKGHASSGSDWLGTCGEASSTVANCTAEFTFKANVEYALGLTSWSRTGSDDVAGSFINTVFSTNRLNSFSGDGRRRVANGEETQQFLFGSHGTAIYSGEEDGLSNMFLEPNDEEAFYNPGGYTSGNPLSGLLALGIEDRGNRNDRDFQDMVLWAQAERVGSRDVPEPSAILGLTAMAGGLASLRRRRNS; from the coding sequence ATGAACCCGAATGAAAAATTCGGAAATGATGGGCTACTCTTCACAGAAGACACCAAAGTTACGTTCACCTTCGGTAATACCTTTGGTGCCTTTGTCTCCAGCCTGGGGCTTTACGAAGTCAACGGGAACACCCCCACCTCGGTTCAAACGCTTTTCGCTGAACAGTGGGCCGCAGATAAGGGCCACGCCAGTAGTGGTAGCGATTGGCTTGGCACTTGTGGTGAAGCAAGCAGCACCGTCGCCAACTGTACTGCTGAGTTCACCTTCAAAGCTAATGTGGAATATGCTTTGGGTCTAACCAGTTGGTCTCGAACCGGTAGCGACGACGTCGCTGGTAGCTTCATCAACACCGTCTTCTCGACTAATCGCCTCAACTCCTTTAGTGGTGACGGTCGCAGGAGAGTCGCCAACGGAGAAGAAACTCAACAATTCCTCTTTGGCTCCCATGGGACAGCGATCTATTCAGGAGAAGAGGATGGACTCTCCAATATGTTCTTAGAGCCTAACGATGAGGAAGCCTTTTACAACCCCGGCGGATACACCAGCGGTAACCCCTTGTCCGGACTTCTCGCCTTAGGAATTGAAGATCGCGGTAACCGCAACGACCGTGACTTCCAAGATATGGTTCTCTGGGCACAGGCTGAACGAGTTGGCTCTCGTGACGTTCCTGAGCCGTCTGCAATTTTGGGCTTAACAGCTATGGCTGGTGGACTAGCCAGCCTACGCCGTCGTCGTAACAGCTAA
- a CDS encoding aminotransferase class I/II-fold pyridoxal phosphate-dependent enzyme codes for MNLKINLTKLRRSLDDRFITIDNMVQENLRRVLNAYQHHRVGVRHFASVSGYGHDDLGRDTFDRVFAEVMGAEAALVRVQMVSGTHAIACALYGVLRPGDEMLAVAGPPYDTLEEVIGVRGSRQGSLAELGVKYRVVPLTDDGMIDSNALATAVKPETRLVLIQRSCGYAWRHSLSLDDIGKIVQVVKQQNPQTVCFVDNCYGEFVDTREPTAVGADLMAGSLIKNPGGTLVTAGGYVAGRADLVEQAACRLTAPGIGSAAGATFEQNRLLYQGFYLAPQMVGEALKGTYLLSQAFHELGYSVNPLPHEPRRDIIQAIALGSPEKLIAFCRAIQRNSPIDAYLDPVPAEMPGYETPLVMAGGTFIDGSTSEFSADGPLRDPYVVFCQGGTHWTQVAIALEEAITAIDSL; via the coding sequence ATGAATCTTAAGATTAACTTAACAAAGCTGCGGCGATCGCTCGACGACCGCTTCATCACCATAGATAATATGGTCCAGGAGAATCTGCGACGGGTCTTGAACGCTTACCAACATCATCGGGTGGGGGTGCGGCACTTTGCGAGCGTCTCGGGATATGGCCATGATGACCTCGGCCGTGACACCTTCGATCGCGTCTTTGCAGAGGTTATGGGAGCCGAAGCCGCTCTGGTGAGAGTTCAGATGGTGTCGGGAACTCATGCGATCGCCTGTGCTTTGTACGGTGTGTTGCGCCCTGGGGATGAGATGCTGGCGGTGGCAGGCCCCCCCTACGACACACTTGAGGAAGTGATTGGGGTGCGAGGTTCGAGGCAAGGATCTCTGGCGGAGTTGGGGGTTAAGTATCGGGTTGTGCCTCTGACTGACGATGGAATGATCGACTCGAACGCATTGGCGACGGCCGTAAAGCCGGAAACTCGCTTGGTGTTGATTCAACGGTCCTGCGGGTATGCCTGGCGTCACAGTTTGTCCCTTGATGATATCGGAAAAATCGTCCAGGTTGTAAAACAGCAAAATCCTCAGACGGTTTGTTTTGTGGATAACTGCTACGGCGAGTTCGTGGATACTCGTGAACCCACGGCCGTCGGCGCGGACTTGATGGCGGGATCTCTGATTAAAAATCCCGGCGGAACTCTCGTGACGGCGGGAGGATATGTGGCCGGACGAGCAGATTTGGTGGAGCAGGCGGCCTGTCGTTTGACGGCCCCCGGGATTGGCAGTGCCGCAGGGGCCACCTTTGAACAGAACCGTCTTCTCTATCAAGGATTCTATCTGGCTCCGCAGATGGTTGGGGAAGCCCTTAAGGGAACTTATTTACTGTCACAAGCCTTTCATGAGTTGGGCTATTCCGTGAATCCCTTACCCCATGAGCCTCGTCGCGATATTATCCAGGCGATCGCCCTGGGAAGTCCTGAAAAACTCATTGCCTTCTGTCGTGCGATTCAACGCAATTCCCCCATTGATGCCTATCTTGACCCTGTTCCAGCAGAAATGCCTGGCTACGAGACGCCTCTGGTGATGGCCGGGGGAACGTTTATTGATGGCAGTACCTCGGAATTCTCCGCTGATGGTCCTCTGCGTGATCCCTACGTGGTGTTTTGCCAGGGGGGCACCCATTGGACTCAGGTGGCGATCGCCCTCGAAGAGGCGATCACGGCGATCGACAGCCTCTAA